Proteins from a genomic interval of Desulfovibrio aminophilus DSM 12254:
- the bioD gene encoding dethiobiotin synthase → MIRLFVSGTDTDAGKTVLAGLLAKHLLGLGKSVRYIKPMQTGHPPDDDAATVRRISGLGPEAARLLFSAPEPVSPNFCFDPFPFEEILDAVAAEPPSDVLLVEGAGGLLAPLDDARAMHDLARALNMPVVLAAPNRVGGLNHLLLSLHFMRSTGLQLAAVGLNEHFSADARKAALNRDFLRRTMPGLPLFTYDATGLTSEPPFC, encoded by the coding sequence ATGATCCGCCTGTTCGTCTCCGGCACGGACACCGACGCGGGCAAGACCGTGCTGGCGGGCCTCCTGGCCAAACACTTGCTGGGCCTCGGCAAGAGCGTGCGCTACATCAAGCCCATGCAGACCGGACACCCGCCGGACGACGACGCGGCCACGGTGCGCCGCATCTCGGGCCTGGGCCCGGAGGCCGCGCGCCTGCTCTTCTCCGCGCCCGAGCCCGTGTCACCGAACTTCTGCTTCGACCCCTTCCCCTTCGAGGAGATCCTGGACGCCGTGGCGGCCGAGCCCCCCTCCGACGTGCTCCTGGTGGAGGGCGCGGGCGGCCTGCTGGCCCCGCTGGACGACGCCCGGGCCATGCACGACCTGGCCCGGGCCCTGAACATGCCGGTGGTCCTGGCCGCGCCCAACCGCGTGGGAGGGCTGAACCACCTCCTGCTCTCCCTGCACTTCATGCGCAGCACCGGCCTGCAGCTGGCCGCCGTGGGCCTGAACGAGCACTTCAGCGCCGACGCCCGCAAGGCCGCCCTGAACCGCGACTTCCTGCGCCGCACCATGCCCGGCCTGCCGCTGTTCACCTACGACGCCACGGGACTCACGAGCGAACCGCCGTTTTGTTGA